In Halorussus limi, a genomic segment contains:
- a CDS encoding lysylphosphatidylglycerol synthase transmembrane domain-containing protein, with protein sequence MDVDLGDARSILVGFGAGVVVLLALYSVVGLEDVLSALSQADPGIFAMVCVVSVCWLFAWGLALRTVLGVVAVEVTVWRSFLLLAGATFANNVTPFGQAGGEPFSALLVSRSTGIKYENGLAVVASVDTLNFVPSISFALLGVGYYATRFTVGDRVGFAAVALLALALAVPAVAYLGWRNRHRVADLVIRAAVPAARLIGRFVPRFEPPQESQVRDRIGGFFAALERVGGDHHKLALALSFSALGWLLLSVSLWLSLGALGYWVPFAAALFIVPLGSVASITPLPGGLGGVEAALVLLIVPITGVDAGTAAAAAVLHRGATYVLPVLLGGSATAMLEADNAHGSASD encoded by the coding sequence ATGGACGTAGACCTCGGGGACGCGCGCTCGATACTCGTCGGGTTCGGCGCCGGCGTCGTCGTCCTGCTGGCGCTGTACTCGGTCGTCGGACTGGAGGACGTGCTGTCGGCGCTCTCGCAGGCCGACCCCGGCATCTTCGCGATGGTCTGCGTGGTATCGGTCTGCTGGCTGTTCGCGTGGGGACTCGCGCTTCGGACCGTCCTCGGAGTCGTGGCGGTCGAGGTGACGGTCTGGCGCTCGTTCCTCCTGCTCGCGGGCGCGACGTTCGCCAACAACGTCACGCCGTTCGGGCAGGCCGGCGGCGAACCGTTCAGCGCCCTGCTGGTCTCGCGCTCGACCGGCATCAAGTACGAGAACGGGCTGGCGGTGGTCGCCAGCGTCGACACGCTCAACTTCGTGCCCTCCATCTCGTTCGCGCTGTTGGGCGTCGGCTACTACGCCACGCGGTTCACAGTGGGCGACCGGGTGGGGTTCGCGGCCGTCGCGCTCCTCGCGCTGGCGCTCGCGGTCCCGGCGGTCGCCTACCTCGGGTGGCGCAATCGCCACCGCGTCGCGGACCTCGTGATTCGGGCGGCGGTGCCGGCGGCCCGGCTAATCGGCCGGTTCGTCCCGCGGTTCGAACCGCCACAGGAGTCGCAGGTCCGGGACCGCATCGGGGGCTTCTTCGCCGCGCTGGAGCGAGTCGGGGGCGACCACCACAAGTTGGCGCTCGCGCTGTCGTTCTCGGCGCTCGGGTGGCTCCTGCTCTCGGTGTCGCTGTGGCTCTCGCTCGGCGCGCTCGGGTACTGGGTCCCGTTCGCGGCCGCGCTGTTCATCGTCCCGCTCGGGAGCGTCGCCAGCATCACGCCGCTCCCGGGCGGACTCGGCGGAGTCGAGGCCGCGCTGGTCCTGCTCATCGTTCCCATCACCGGCGTCGACGCCGGGACCGCGGCGGCCGCGGCGGTCCTCCACCGCGGGGCGACCTACGTGCTCCCGGTCCTGCTCGGCGGGAGCGCCACCGCGATGCTGGAGGCCGACAACGCCCACGGGTCGGCCAGCGACTGA
- a CDS encoding site-2 protease family protein, producing MGSTDPPADGPSLERLSAVFRVYEARRDGDRLVYYGEPLVSRERLLEAAWPLFREHGYEVQLTTETGEYVLVAEPADNSIDGIPWTNVALFVLTILSTLYAGRAWYHIDNLGQDPLAILQAWPFTAAVLGVLLTHELGHYVMTRYHGVDASLPYFIPMPSLIGTMGAVIRMKGQMPDREALFDIGVAGPLAGLAATVVVTAIGLSLPPETVPQSVMTGPNTIQIEFGYPPLLEFIAAVLGEPTTYPPGQSVNPVVIGGWVGMFITFLNLIPVGQLDGGHIVRAILGEQQERLAALVPVALFGLAAYVFYIEEVSNASVLWVFWGLLATYVAYVGPANPIDEEGLDPKRKAVGILTFVLGILCFTPVPIEIIA from the coding sequence ATGGGTTCGACCGACCCGCCCGCCGACGGTCCATCGCTGGAGCGACTCAGTGCCGTATTTCGCGTCTACGAGGCCCGCCGCGACGGCGACCGGCTGGTGTACTACGGCGAACCGCTGGTCTCCCGCGAGCGACTGCTGGAAGCCGCGTGGCCTCTCTTCCGCGAACACGGCTACGAGGTGCAACTGACCACCGAGACCGGCGAGTACGTCCTCGTCGCCGAACCCGCCGACAACAGCATCGACGGGATTCCGTGGACGAACGTCGCGCTGTTCGTGCTGACGATACTCTCGACGCTGTACGCCGGGCGAGCGTGGTACCACATCGACAACCTCGGGCAGGACCCGCTGGCGATTCTCCAAGCGTGGCCGTTCACCGCAGCGGTCCTCGGCGTCCTGCTGACCCACGAACTCGGCCACTACGTCATGACGCGCTATCACGGCGTGGACGCGAGTCTGCCCTACTTCATTCCGATGCCCAGCCTCATCGGGACCATGGGCGCGGTCATCCGGATGAAGGGCCAGATGCCCGACCGCGAGGCGCTGTTCGACATCGGCGTCGCCGGACCGCTCGCGGGACTGGCGGCCACCGTCGTCGTGACCGCCATCGGTCTCTCGCTCCCGCCCGAGACGGTCCCACAGAGCGTGATGACCGGTCCGAACACGATTCAGATAGAGTTCGGCTACCCGCCGCTGCTCGAGTTCATCGCCGCGGTTCTGGGCGAACCGACGACCTACCCGCCGGGCCAGTCGGTCAATCCGGTCGTCATCGGCGGCTGGGTCGGGATGTTCATCACCTTCCTCAACCTCATCCCGGTCGGCCAACTCGACGGCGGCCACATCGTCCGCGCGATTCTCGGCGAGCAACAGGAGCGCCTCGCCGCGCTCGTCCCGGTGGCGCTCTTCGGACTGGCGGCCTACGTCTTCTACATCGAGGAGGTCAGCAACGCCTCGGTGCTGTGGGTGTTCTGGGGGCTACTGGCGACCTACGTGGCCTACGTCGGCCCGGCCAACCCCATCGACGAGGAGGGACTGGACCCCAAGCGCAAGGCCGTGGGCATCCTGACGTTCGTTCTCGGCATCCTCTGCTTCACGCCGGTTCCCATAGAGATAATCGCGTAG
- the hisS gene encoding histidine--tRNA ligase, whose translation MYDRIKGFRDFYPGEMGARREMFDTVEATARQYGFREVGTPALERTQMYVDKSGEEIVEELYSFEDQGGRDVALTPELTPTVARMVVAKQQELSKPIKWFSSRPFWRYEEPQSGRKREFYQTNVDIFGSSAPESDAELLACAADALTGLGLTSDDFEFRVSHRDILGGLLEAFDADVDTEAAIRAVDKNEKVGDDEFYGLLNDAGLSYEQAREFDDLLDTPEDELDDLVAFAGTDRVETAVENLTEVLDAAADFGARDYCTLSLDTARGLDYYTGVVFECFDSTGDVNRSIFGGGRYDDLIEGFGGQPTPAVGFAVGDATLTLLLQRAGVWPDEELSTDYYVLQVGDTRDVAAEVTRELRDEGHVVETDVSGRSFGAQLDYADSIGAETVVIVGEQDLADGNVTVKDMDSGEQTQVPVEEFPPEGESRPTYEDFE comes from the coding sequence ATGTACGACCGCATCAAGGGCTTCCGCGACTTCTACCCCGGCGAGATGGGCGCGCGCCGCGAGATGTTCGACACCGTCGAAGCGACCGCGCGCCAGTACGGCTTCCGGGAGGTCGGGACGCCCGCGCTCGAACGGACCCAGATGTACGTCGACAAGAGCGGCGAGGAAATCGTCGAAGAACTGTACAGCTTCGAGGACCAAGGCGGCCGGGACGTGGCGCTGACGCCGGAACTCACGCCGACGGTCGCTCGCATGGTCGTGGCGAAACAGCAGGAGCTCAGTAAGCCAATCAAGTGGTTCTCGTCCCGACCGTTCTGGCGCTACGAGGAGCCCCAGAGCGGCCGCAAGCGGGAGTTCTACCAGACCAACGTGGACATCTTCGGGTCGTCAGCGCCCGAGTCGGACGCCGAACTACTGGCGTGCGCGGCCGACGCGCTGACCGGCCTCGGCCTCACGAGCGACGACTTCGAGTTCCGGGTCAGCCACCGCGACATCCTCGGCGGCCTGCTCGAGGCCTTCGACGCGGACGTGGACACCGAGGCCGCGATTCGCGCGGTGGACAAAAACGAGAAGGTCGGCGACGACGAGTTCTACGGCCTGCTGAACGACGCCGGACTCTCCTACGAGCAGGCCCGGGAGTTCGACGACCTGCTGGACACTCCCGAGGACGAACTCGACGACCTCGTGGCGTTCGCCGGGACCGACCGGGTCGAGACTGCGGTCGAGAACCTGACCGAGGTTCTGGACGCCGCCGCGGACTTCGGCGCGCGCGACTACTGCACGCTCTCGCTGGACACCGCCCGCGGACTCGACTACTACACCGGCGTGGTGTTCGAGTGCTTCGACTCGACCGGCGACGTGAACCGGTCTATCTTCGGCGGCGGACGCTACGACGACCTCATCGAGGGCTTCGGCGGTCAGCCGACCCCCGCGGTCGGGTTCGCGGTCGGTGACGCGACGCTGACGCTCCTCCTGCAGCGCGCGGGCGTCTGGCCAGACGAGGAGCTTTCGACCGACTACTACGTCCTGCAGGTCGGCGACACCCGCGACGTGGCGGCCGAGGTGACGCGAGAACTCCGCGACGAGGGCCACGTGGTCGAGACCGACGTGTCGGGCCGGAGTTTCGGCGCGCAACTCGACTACGCCGACTCCATCGGCGCGGAGACGGTCGTCATCGTCGGCGAACAGGACCTCGCGGACGGGAACGTGACGGTCAAGGACATGGATTCGGGCGAGCAGACGCAGGTCCCGGTCGAGGAGTTCCCGCCGGAAGGCGAGTCGCGGCCGACCTACGAGGACTTCGAGTAG
- the thiL gene encoding thiamine-phosphate kinase: MDERAALSFLGDRLSHAGDDAAVVDGQVLTTDMLHETTDFPAGTTRYTAGWRSVGASLSDVAAMGAEATAAVAVYAAPEFSEADLGEFVAGASDVCEAVGAEYVGGDLDESREFTAATTALGRTDDPVRRSGASPGERVCVTGTLGRTGAALRLFERDATGDGGAEPEAVERANDLFRFEPRVEAGRAVAPHATAMMDSSDGLARSLHQLAEASDCGFAVDADALPVDESVREVADDETERRELSVFFGEDFELVFTVPERDLAAVRESSPTPISVVGEVTESGVEMDGEPLADRGYTHGGE, from the coding sequence ATGGACGAGCGGGCCGCACTGTCGTTTCTCGGCGACAGACTCTCTCACGCGGGCGACGACGCGGCGGTCGTGGACGGGCAAGTCCTGACCACCGACATGCTCCACGAGACGACCGACTTCCCGGCCGGGACCACCCGGTACACCGCCGGCTGGCGGTCGGTCGGCGCGTCGCTGTCGGACGTGGCCGCGATGGGCGCCGAGGCCACCGCCGCGGTGGCAGTTTACGCCGCGCCGGAGTTCTCGGAGGCCGACCTCGGGGAGTTCGTCGCGGGCGCGAGCGACGTCTGCGAGGCGGTCGGCGCGGAGTACGTCGGCGGCGACTTGGACGAGAGCCGGGAGTTCACCGCCGCGACCACCGCGCTCGGCCGGACCGACGACCCGGTGCGCCGGTCGGGCGCGAGTCCGGGCGAGCGCGTCTGCGTGACGGGCACGCTCGGGCGCACCGGCGCGGCGCTCCGACTGTTCGAGCGCGATGCGACCGGAGACGGTGGCGCGGAACCCGAGGCCGTCGAGCGCGCCAACGACCTGTTCCGATTCGAGCCGAGAGTCGAGGCGGGCCGCGCCGTCGCCCCGCACGCCACCGCGATGATGGACTCCAGCGACGGCCTCGCGCGGTCGCTCCACCAACTCGCCGAGGCGAGCGACTGCGGCTTCGCGGTCGACGCGGACGCGCTCCCGGTGGACGAGTCGGTCCGCGAGGTGGCCGACGACGAGACCGAGCGCCGGGAGCTGTCGGTCTTCTTCGGCGAGGACTTCGAGTTGGTGTTCACCGTCCCCGAGCGCGACCTCGCGGCGGTCCGGGAGTCGTCGCCGACGCCGATTTCGGTCGTCGGCGAGGTGACGGAGTCGGGCGTCGAGATGGACGGCGAGCCGCTGGCCGACCGCGGGTACACGCACGGCGGAGAGTAG
- a CDS encoding DNA-binding protein, whose protein sequence is MSDQPDDERLEELRKKKMQEMQEQSDQGEAQEQAQQQADAQKQAMLRKHLTDGARKRLNSVRMSKPDFADQVERQVLALAQSGRVSGKIDEDKMKELLRELKPDSKSFNIRRR, encoded by the coding sequence ATGAGCGACCAGCCCGACGACGAGCGACTCGAAGAACTCCGCAAGAAGAAGATGCAAGAGATGCAGGAGCAGTCCGACCAGGGCGAGGCCCAAGAGCAGGCCCAGCAGCAGGCCGACGCCCAGAAGCAGGCGATGCTCCGCAAGCACCTCACCGACGGCGCGCGCAAGCGCCTCAACTCCGTCCGCATGAGCAAGCCCGACTTCGCGGACCAAGTGGAGCGACAGGTCCTCGCGCTCGCCCAGAGCGGCCGCGTCAGCGGCAAGATAGACGAGGACAAGATGAAGGAACTCCTCCGAGAACTCAAGCCCGATTCGAAGAGCTTCAACATCCGGCGTCGCTGA
- the truA gene encoding tRNA pseudouridine(38-40) synthase TruA, which yields MRAFRVAYDGRPFRGFQRQPDVPTVEDAIFDAANALGAADGKPEGYAAAGRTDAGVSAVAQTVAFECPEWLTPAALNSELPASVRAWASADAPADFHATHDAESRTYVYHCYAPDADRSRAEDALARLSGRNDFYNLTPDDENTVRELHAEVRRDADYLVFTLRAGGFVREMVRRVVSLVRAVATGDAPLAKVERVLGPERIDGPEGVAPAPAYPLVLVDARYPMLEFAVDEDAAASTREIFEGLREERATGARVAEEIARRT from the coding sequence ATGCGCGCGTTTCGAGTCGCCTACGACGGTCGTCCGTTCCGGGGCTTCCAGCGCCAACCCGACGTTCCGACCGTCGAGGACGCCATCTTCGACGCGGCGAACGCGCTCGGCGCCGCCGACGGGAAACCGGAGGGCTACGCCGCGGCGGGGCGGACCGACGCCGGGGTGTCGGCGGTGGCCCAGACCGTCGCGTTCGAGTGCCCCGAGTGGCTGACGCCCGCCGCGCTGAACAGCGAACTCCCCGCCAGCGTCCGGGCGTGGGCGAGCGCCGACGCGCCCGCCGACTTCCACGCGACCCACGACGCCGAGTCGCGGACGTACGTCTACCACTGCTACGCGCCCGACGCCGACCGCTCGCGGGCCGAGGACGCCCTCGCGCGACTCTCCGGCCGGAACGACTTCTACAACCTCACGCCGGACGACGAGAACACGGTGCGGGAGTTGCACGCCGAGGTGCGGCGGGACGCCGACTATCTGGTGTTCACCCTGCGAGCGGGCGGGTTCGTCCGCGAGATGGTCCGGCGCGTGGTCTCGCTCGTCCGGGCGGTGGCGACCGGCGACGCCCCGCTGGCGAAGGTAGAGCGCGTCCTCGGCCCGGAGCGAATCGACGGTCCCGAAGGCGTCGCGCCCGCTCCGGCCTACCCGCTGGTGCTGGTCGACGCGCGGTATCCGATGCTCGAGTTCGCAGTGGACGAGGACGCCGCCGCGAGTACTCGCGAGATTTTCGAGGGGCTGCGCGAGGAACGCGCCACGGGCGCTCGCGTGGCCGAGGAAATCGCCCGACGAACGTAG
- a CDS encoding SHOCT domain-containing protein gives MNERSVRFEKKTLLAALSILTFGLTALFAVVGLEFLVPTTFVLGFFIVVPLVALLGDSLPMVETAVDGVEVERSDDFGEGPIDELRARYARGELTDEEFERRLERLLETEDAAASRTTERVFDRE, from the coding sequence ATGAACGAGCGTTCGGTCCGGTTCGAGAAGAAGACGCTCCTCGCGGCGCTGTCGATACTCACGTTCGGTCTGACGGCGTTGTTCGCGGTCGTCGGACTGGAGTTCCTCGTGCCGACCACGTTCGTCCTCGGATTCTTCATCGTGGTCCCGCTGGTCGCGCTGCTCGGCGACTCGCTGCCGATGGTGGAGACCGCGGTCGACGGCGTCGAGGTCGAGCGGTCCGACGACTTCGGGGAGGGTCCGATAGACGAACTCCGAGCGCGCTACGCGCGCGGCGAACTCACCGACGAGGAGTTCGAGCGCCGACTCGAACGACTGCTGGAGACCGAGGACGCCGCGGCGAGTCGGACGACCGAGCGAGTGTTCGACCGGGAGTGA
- a CDS encoding DUF7411 family protein yields MDLGLLYSGGKDSTLAALLLEDFYDVTLVTATFGVGDAWDHARRTAEELRFDFETVELDDSVAAEAVERMVEDGYPRNGIQQVHLHALERVAEMDFEAVADGTRRDDRVPSVSRAQAQSLEDRHGIDYIVPLAGFGRGAVDSLVEETLDVTTGPSEEIPKADYEDELRDLLADEHGEEAVAEVFPEHTQTYVTSLS; encoded by the coding sequence ATGGACCTCGGGTTACTCTACAGCGGCGGGAAAGACTCGACGCTCGCCGCCCTCCTGCTCGAAGACTTCTACGACGTGACGCTCGTCACGGCCACGTTCGGCGTCGGAGACGCGTGGGACCACGCGCGCCGGACCGCCGAGGAACTACGCTTCGACTTCGAGACCGTCGAGTTGGACGATAGCGTGGCCGCGGAAGCCGTCGAACGGATGGTCGAAGACGGCTACCCTCGAAACGGCATCCAGCAGGTCCACCTCCACGCGCTGGAGCGAGTCGCCGAGATGGACTTCGAGGCGGTGGCCGACGGGACCCGACGCGACGACCGGGTGCCCTCCGTCTCGCGGGCGCAGGCCCAGAGCCTCGAAGACCGCCACGGCATCGACTACATCGTCCCGCTGGCGGGGTTCGGCCGCGGGGCGGTCGATTCGCTCGTCGAGGAGACCCTCGACGTGACGACCGGGCCGAGCGAGGAGATTCCGAAGGCCGACTACGAGGACGAACTCCGCGACCTGCTGGCCGACGAACACGGTGAGGAGGCCGTCGCCGAAGTGTTCCCCGAACACACCCAGACCTACGTGACGAGCTTGAGTTGA
- a CDS encoding 30S ribosomal protein S19e, producing MTTLYDVPADDLIDAVAAKLEDRIEEPDWAEYATTGESKELPPEQEDFWFRRAASLLRKVATDGPVGVERLSTEYGDKKGGSNRYQVAPEHRSDGSRNIIRTILQQLEDEDLVDTEGSAGRIVTSDGRSLLDDTAGEVMEDLDRPELERYA from the coding sequence ATGACGACGCTCTACGACGTTCCCGCGGACGACCTCATCGACGCGGTCGCCGCGAAACTGGAGGACCGAATCGAAGAACCCGACTGGGCAGAGTACGCCACGACCGGCGAGAGCAAGGAACTGCCGCCCGAACAGGAGGACTTCTGGTTCCGCCGCGCCGCCAGCCTGCTCCGGAAGGTCGCGACCGACGGCCCGGTCGGCGTCGAGCGCCTCTCGACCGAGTACGGCGACAAGAAGGGCGGCTCGAACCGCTATCAGGTCGCGCCCGAACACCGCTCGGACGGAAGTCGGAACATCATCCGCACCATCCTTCAGCAACTCGAAGACGAGGACCTCGTGGACACCGAGGGAAGCGCTGGCCGCATCGTGACCAGCGACGGTCGCAGTCTGCTCGACGACACCGCGGGCGAGGTCATGGAGGACCTCGACCGGCCGGAACTCGAACGCTACGCCTGA